A single genomic interval of Bacillus sp. es.036 harbors:
- the nagE gene encoding N-acetylglucosamine-specific PTS transporter subunit IIBC — protein MLGALQRIGKSLMLPIAVLPAAALLLRLGHPDFFDLPFVAAAGKAIFDNLALIFAIGVAIGFSKDSNGAAGLAGAIGYLVLTQGTLAIDENINMAILGGILSGVVAGLLYNRFHDIKLPTWLGFFGGRRFVPIVTATAMILLAGIFGFVWPPIQDAINALGEWIIGAGALGVGVFGFLNRLLIPFGLHHVLNSFLWFVFGEYNGATGDLNRFFAEDPSAGIFMAGFFPIMMFGLPAACFAMIAAAKKDRRAEVSGMLIGIAFASFLTGITEPIEFAFMFLSPLLYGIHALLTASSMVLAYVLDIHHGFGFSAGAIDFFLNYGLAQKAGLLLVIGLIYGVIYFVVFYFLIKKLNLKTPGREDEDMSIEAPSPSEGDKYDVMAGHFIRSIGGIDNISSIDNCTTRLRLQMNDMSKVDEAELKRYGARGVVKVNNRNLQIIVGTDVEFVADAMRGTRSTPSKETTNARTLTKTIADQAFIMPVKGKIIPLKEVPDEVFSAGMMGDGFAILPEDGHFVSPVDGEVISVFPTKHAVGIKSESGVEILIHVGIDTVNLKGEGFTTHVNEGDTIKRGDNLMTVDLSSLRRTVPSLATPVIFTNLQTLKIKKTGNIPQGDSGIISID, from the coding sequence ATGCTCGGAGCTTTACAACGCATTGGTAAGTCATTGATGCTTCCGATTGCCGTACTTCCGGCTGCAGCCTTGCTACTAAGGTTGGGACATCCTGATTTTTTTGACTTACCCTTCGTAGCTGCAGCAGGAAAAGCGATATTTGATAACCTTGCCCTTATCTTTGCAATCGGGGTTGCAATCGGGTTTTCAAAAGATAGTAATGGTGCTGCTGGTTTAGCTGGTGCTATCGGCTATCTGGTGCTTACACAAGGAACACTTGCGATTGATGAAAACATTAATATGGCTATTTTAGGAGGGATTCTCTCAGGTGTAGTGGCCGGATTACTTTATAACCGGTTCCATGATATCAAACTACCAACATGGCTTGGATTTTTTGGTGGAAGGCGCTTTGTGCCAATCGTAACAGCTACTGCTATGATCCTGTTAGCTGGTATTTTCGGTTTTGTGTGGCCACCTATTCAAGATGCAATCAACGCCCTTGGAGAATGGATTATCGGTGCAGGAGCATTAGGTGTCGGTGTATTTGGGTTCTTAAATAGACTTCTCATTCCATTTGGCTTACATCACGTTTTAAATAGTTTTCTATGGTTTGTTTTCGGTGAGTATAATGGCGCAACAGGAGATCTGAATCGATTCTTTGCAGAGGATCCTTCTGCCGGAATTTTCATGGCTGGCTTCTTCCCGATCATGATGTTCGGGCTACCTGCAGCGTGTTTTGCGATGATTGCTGCGGCTAAAAAAGACAGAAGAGCTGAAGTAAGCGGAATGTTAATCGGTATTGCGTTTGCATCGTTCTTAACAGGTATTACTGAACCGATTGAATTCGCCTTCATGTTCTTATCACCTTTATTATATGGGATTCACGCTCTTTTAACAGCTAGCTCAATGGTCCTCGCTTACGTTCTAGACATCCACCATGGATTTGGCTTCTCTGCCGGCGCAATTGACTTTTTCCTTAACTATGGACTAGCACAGAAAGCAGGACTATTACTTGTTATTGGTTTGATTTACGGAGTCATTTACTTTGTGGTCTTCTACTTCTTAATAAAAAAATTAAACTTAAAAACACCTGGTCGAGAAGACGAAGATATGTCCATAGAAGCGCCTTCTCCTTCTGAAGGTGACAAATACGATGTGATGGCTGGACATTTTATTCGCAGCATTGGCGGCATCGATAACATTTCATCCATCGATAACTGCACAACAAGACTTCGTTTACAAATGAATGATATGTCAAAAGTAGATGAAGCAGAATTAAAGCGTTATGGGGCTCGAGGCGTCGTCAAAGTGAATAATCGTAACCTACAAATTATCGTCGGAACAGATGTTGAATTTGTGGCGGATGCAATGCGGGGCACACGCTCAACTCCTTCTAAAGAGACTACTAACGCTAGAACATTAACAAAAACGATAGCAGATCAAGCGTTTATTATGCCAGTTAAAGGAAAGATTATTCCATTGAAAGAAGTTCCAGATGAAGTCTTTTCTGCAGGAATGATGGGGGATGGTTTCGCCATTCTTCCTGAAGACGGCCATTTTGTTTCGCCTGTTGACGGCGAAGTAATAAGCGTATTCCCTACAAAGCATGCAGTCGGTATCAAATCTGAAAGTGGAGTCGAAATATTGATACATGTCGGCATCGATACGGTCAATTTAAAAGGCGAAGGGTTTACGACTCATGTAAATGAAGGAGACACAATCAAGAGAGGGGATAATCTAATGACTGTTGATTTAAGTAGCCTCAGACGTACTGTACCATCTCTTGCCACTCCAGTCATTTTCACAAACTTACAAACGTTAAAAATTAAAAAGACAGGAAACATTCCTCAAGGCGATAGCGGGATCATTTCAATTGATTAA
- a CDS encoding ParM/StbA family protein: MSNSRIAAVDVGNDSLKGIYGKIESDLYIPNVIARDIEDRPVIGIEELDTKDPLDGIHIRVHSPALKDNNAIYRVGNLATKSDNPTELDPGSAKSEEDQTLVMLFASLALDAVDPKNSANFKNQNGVIDANYTLGTGLPLREVKEGKDVGYRSRLLGSVHQVEFLVTPKYQGKKVNIKFDEVKVYPEGFAAYINLVMDSDLNIINKDLIDKRILIQDIGGLSTDIAVIKNRNVDDDKAQGFNLGVAESLEAIREEIRSKHGVELDSRRDVVDIITKKNDRNHIMVRGSRTSVHDITDRILLELAKKQYRHLRNVWQKNSQSEICYFVGGGSIVLKDYLKTLNNNLDGYNIDFFEDEKESIWMMSNAYYKLISDFTRKNSKPQHQDKKEEKNKVKN; encoded by the coding sequence ATGAGTAATTCAAGAATTGCAGCAGTCGATGTAGGTAACGACTCACTAAAAGGAATCTATGGAAAAATCGAATCTGACCTATACATACCAAATGTGATTGCAAGAGATATAGAAGATCGCCCGGTTATTGGAATTGAAGAATTGGATACGAAAGATCCGCTTGACGGTATTCACATTCGCGTTCACTCCCCTGCTTTGAAGGATAACAATGCGATCTACCGAGTTGGTAATCTAGCAACAAAGAGTGACAACCCGACTGAATTAGATCCTGGAAGTGCAAAGTCAGAAGAAGACCAAACACTAGTCATGCTGTTTGCTTCTCTAGCTTTAGATGCAGTTGATCCAAAGAACTCAGCGAATTTCAAAAACCAAAACGGCGTGATTGATGCCAATTACACGCTTGGTACAGGTCTTCCGCTTCGTGAAGTAAAAGAAGGAAAAGACGTTGGTTATCGTTCAAGACTTCTTGGATCTGTGCACCAGGTAGAGTTTCTTGTAACACCGAAATATCAAGGTAAGAAAGTAAATATTAAATTTGATGAAGTGAAAGTTTATCCTGAAGGATTTGCAGCTTACATTAACCTTGTTATGGATAGCGACTTAAATATCATTAATAAAGATTTGATCGACAAGCGAATTTTAATTCAAGACATTGGTGGTCTTTCTACCGATATCGCGGTTATTAAAAACCGTAATGTCGACGATGATAAGGCACAGGGCTTTAACCTTGGCGTCGCTGAGTCGCTTGAAGCCATTCGTGAAGAAATTCGCTCGAAGCACGGAGTAGAACTCGATAGCCGTCGTGATGTTGTAGATATTATTACGAAGAAGAACGATCGTAATCACATTATGGTCCGCGGAAGTCGTACAAGCGTTCATGATATTACAGATCGTATTCTCTTGGAGCTTGCAAAGAAACAATATCGTCACCTTCGTAACGTATGGCAGAAGAACTCTCAATCTGAAATCTGCTATTTCGTTGGCGGCGGTTCAATTGTATTGAAAGATTACCTTAAAACGTTGAACAATAACCTTGATGGGTACAACATTGATTTCTTTGAAGATGAGAAAGAAAGCATCTGGATGATGTCGAATGCTTACTACAAGCTCATCTCTGACTTCACTCGTAAAAATAGCAAGCCTCAGCACCAAGATAAGAAAGAAGAAAAGAACAAGGTCAAAAACTAG